In Rhineura floridana isolate rRhiFlo1 chromosome 22, rRhiFlo1.hap2, whole genome shotgun sequence, a single genomic region encodes these proteins:
- the ANP32E gene encoding acidic leucine-rich nuclear phosphoprotein 32 family member E isoform X2, giving the protein MEMKKRVNLELRNRAPEEVAELDLDSCRSSSGEIEGLNDTFKELEFLSMASVELTSLAKLPTLTKLRKLELSNNRISGGLEVLAERCPNLTYLNLSGNKIKDLSTVEALQNLKNLKSLDLFNCEITNLEDYRESVFDLLQQITYLDGFDQEDNEAPDSEDEEDEDGDEDEEEEDEDKAGPPGEYEENDEEDDDGSDLGEGEGEEEEDEEEVGLSYLMKEEIQDEEDDDDYVEENENEEGEAAAEGVRGEKRKRAAEDEGDEDDD; this is encoded by the exons ATGGAGATGAAGAAGCGCGTTAACCTGGAGTTGAGGAACCGAGCGCCCGAGGAG GTGGCTGAACTGGATCTGGATAGCTGTCGGTCTAGCAGTGGTGAAATTGAAGGCCTGAATGACACTTTTAAAGAACTAGAGTTTCTCAGCATGGCCAGTGTCGAGCTGACGTCATTGGCCAAGCTTCCCACCTTGACTAAGCTTCGAAAG CTCGAACTAAGCAATAACCGAATTTCTGGAGGTCTGGAAGTCCTGGCTGAGAGATGTCCAAATCTCACATACTTAAATCTGAGTggcaacaaaatcaaagatctcAGCACCGTAGAAGCCCTT cAAAATCTTAAGAATTTGAAGAGTCTTGATTTGTTTAACTGTGAGATCACAAACCTGGAAGATTACAGAGAAAGCGTATTTGACTTGCTTCAGCAAATCACATATCTAGATGGGTTCGATCAAGAGGATAATGAGGCCCCTGACTCGGAAGATGAAGAGGATGAAG ATGGGgatgaagatgaggaggaagaagatgaagACAAAGCTGGTCCTCCAGGAGAATATGAAGAGAACGATGAGGAAGATGACGATGGTTCAGACTTAGGGGAGGGTGAAGGTGAagaagaggaggatgaggaggaagTAGGTCTTTCCTACTTGATGAAAGAAGAGATTCAG gatgaagaagatgatgatgattatgtagAGGAGAATGAGAATGAGGAAGGTGAAG cagcagcagaaggtgTCCGAGGGGAGAAAAGAAAGCGTGCTGCTGAAGATGAAGGAGATGAGGATGATGATTAA
- the LOC133374835 gene encoding uncharacterized protein LOC133374835 isoform X2, with product MATSGTFILFRGFMLIAFNPISGNSVRYQGEFKQMDTLNIESMKARQAQPDIIIIQKESEVPLGSYIPQAIQESNEVVSKILSDLQPRKAIPWKQLTWKKKKHWAPNKANGNPFKKRRARFVKDLEISTKARSVDRRDWIPRKFKRQVCMIRNIHNSEDKIQKSIEQKGIPRCVRTAYFDDKEPKSRTILKHSKDRKRRKADGEKSNSERIITHNVKKGQMLGLKERRRKGSTYTGKPRFVSSKPFNSYGSSYSLSSYFTPSSSQGTLSRRLKRSLSSFHQKEDSLEDTFMFNTEEQKIRERRKMGAFPKKREAREVSSIKTVHLKLNALKSQKKLAAMVDRLSDPSNHMSKKEKLSYMHELLDELKLFIKLLQQQILLQSLTDIGYSTTISATQN from the exons ATGGCCACTAGTGGGACATTTATCTTGTTTCGAGGTTTTATGTTAATTGCTTTTAACCCCATTTCAG GTAACTCAGTAAGATATCAG ggtGAATTTAAACAAATGGATACGCTTAACATTGAGTCCATGAAGGCACGACAAGCTCAACCTGATATTATCATAATACAAAAGGAATCAG AGGTACCTTTGGGATCATATATACCCCAGGCTATTCAAGAATCAAATGAAGTAGTGTCAAAGATTCTGAGTGATTTGCAGCCCAGAAAAGCAATACCTTGGAAGCAGTTAACATGGAAG AAAAAGAAGCATTGGGCACCTAACAAAGCAAATGGAAACCCTTTCAAGAAAAGAAGGGCAAGATTCGTAAAAGATTTGGAAATAAGTACAAAAGCAAGGTCTGTAGACAGACGGGACTGGATTCCCAGAAAGTTCAAAAGGCAAGTATGTATGATCAGAAACATACACAACAGTGAAGACAAAATTCAGAAATCCATAGAACAGAAAGGAATCCCTAGATGTGTTAGAACTGCTTATTTTGATGACAAGGAACCTAAATCACGGACAATTTTAAAGCACTCCAAAGATCGTAAAAGAAGAAAAGCTGATGGGGAGAAAAGTAATTCAGAGAGAATAATCACCCATAATGTCAAGAAAGGACAAATGTTAGGACTaaaggaaagaagaagaaaaggatcaACATACACAGGGAAGCCTCGCTTTGTTTCTTCAAAACCCTTTAATAGCTATGGTTCTTCCTACAGTTTGTCTTCTTACTTTACCCCAAGCAGCTCCCAGGGTACATTatcaagaagactgaagagaAGCCTTTCCAGTTTTCATCAAAAAGAAGATAGTTTGGAGGATACATTTATGTTCAACACAGAGGAACAGAAaataagagaaagaagaaaaatgggGGCATTTCCAAAGAAAAGAGAAGCCAGAGAAGTATCCTCAATCAAAACTGTGCATCTTAAACTAAATGCTTTAAAAAGTCAAAAGAAATTAGCAGCAATGGTAGACCGTCTGTCAGACCCATCAAATCAcatgtcaaaaaaagaaaaactttccTACATGCATGAACTCTTAGATGAACTGAAGTTGTTCATTAAGCTGTTGCAGCAGCAAATATTGCTGCAGTCACTAACTGACATTGGTTATTCGACCACAATTTCTGCCACCCAAAATTAG
- the ANP32E gene encoding acidic leucine-rich nuclear phosphoprotein 32 family member E isoform X1, protein MEMKKRVNLELRNRAPEEVAELDLDSCRSSSGEIEGLNDTFKELEFLSMASVELTSLAKLPTLTKLRKLELSNNRISGGLEVLAERCPNLTYLNLSGNKIKDLSTVEALQNLKNLKSLDLFNCEITNLEDYRESVFDLLQQITYLDGFDQEDNEAPDSEDEEDEDGDEDEEEEDEDKAGPPGEYEENDEEDDDGSDLGEGEGEEEEDEEEVGLSYLMKEEIQDEEDDDDYVEENENEEGEAAEGVRGEKRKRAAEDEGDEDDD, encoded by the exons ATGGAGATGAAGAAGCGCGTTAACCTGGAGTTGAGGAACCGAGCGCCCGAGGAG GTGGCTGAACTGGATCTGGATAGCTGTCGGTCTAGCAGTGGTGAAATTGAAGGCCTGAATGACACTTTTAAAGAACTAGAGTTTCTCAGCATGGCCAGTGTCGAGCTGACGTCATTGGCCAAGCTTCCCACCTTGACTAAGCTTCGAAAG CTCGAACTAAGCAATAACCGAATTTCTGGAGGTCTGGAAGTCCTGGCTGAGAGATGTCCAAATCTCACATACTTAAATCTGAGTggcaacaaaatcaaagatctcAGCACCGTAGAAGCCCTT cAAAATCTTAAGAATTTGAAGAGTCTTGATTTGTTTAACTGTGAGATCACAAACCTGGAAGATTACAGAGAAAGCGTATTTGACTTGCTTCAGCAAATCACATATCTAGATGGGTTCGATCAAGAGGATAATGAGGCCCCTGACTCGGAAGATGAAGAGGATGAAG ATGGGgatgaagatgaggaggaagaagatgaagACAAAGCTGGTCCTCCAGGAGAATATGAAGAGAACGATGAGGAAGATGACGATGGTTCAGACTTAGGGGAGGGTGAAGGTGAagaagaggaggatgaggaggaagTAGGTCTTTCCTACTTGATGAAAGAAGAGATTCAG gatgaagaagatgatgatgattatgtagAGGAGAATGAGAATGAGGAAGGTGAAG cagcagaaggtgTCCGAGGGGAGAAAAGAAAGCGTGCTGCTGAAGATGAAGGAGATGAGGATGATGATTAA
- the LOC133374835 gene encoding uncharacterized protein LOC133374835 isoform X1 — protein sequence MATSGTFILFRGFMLIAFNPISGNSVRYQGEFKQMDTLNIESMKARQAQPDIIIIQKESVEVPLGSYIPQAIQESNEVVSKILSDLQPRKAIPWKQLTWKKKKHWAPNKANGNPFKKRRARFVKDLEISTKARSVDRRDWIPRKFKRQVCMIRNIHNSEDKIQKSIEQKGIPRCVRTAYFDDKEPKSRTILKHSKDRKRRKADGEKSNSERIITHNVKKGQMLGLKERRRKGSTYTGKPRFVSSKPFNSYGSSYSLSSYFTPSSSQGTLSRRLKRSLSSFHQKEDSLEDTFMFNTEEQKIRERRKMGAFPKKREAREVSSIKTVHLKLNALKSQKKLAAMVDRLSDPSNHMSKKEKLSYMHELLDELKLFIKLLQQQILLQSLTDIGYSTTISATQN from the exons ATGGCCACTAGTGGGACATTTATCTTGTTTCGAGGTTTTATGTTAATTGCTTTTAACCCCATTTCAG GTAACTCAGTAAGATATCAG ggtGAATTTAAACAAATGGATACGCTTAACATTGAGTCCATGAAGGCACGACAAGCTCAACCTGATATTATCATAATACAAAAGGAATCAG TAGAGGTACCTTTGGGATCATATATACCCCAGGCTATTCAAGAATCAAATGAAGTAGTGTCAAAGATTCTGAGTGATTTGCAGCCCAGAAAAGCAATACCTTGGAAGCAGTTAACATGGAAG AAAAAGAAGCATTGGGCACCTAACAAAGCAAATGGAAACCCTTTCAAGAAAAGAAGGGCAAGATTCGTAAAAGATTTGGAAATAAGTACAAAAGCAAGGTCTGTAGACAGACGGGACTGGATTCCCAGAAAGTTCAAAAGGCAAGTATGTATGATCAGAAACATACACAACAGTGAAGACAAAATTCAGAAATCCATAGAACAGAAAGGAATCCCTAGATGTGTTAGAACTGCTTATTTTGATGACAAGGAACCTAAATCACGGACAATTTTAAAGCACTCCAAAGATCGTAAAAGAAGAAAAGCTGATGGGGAGAAAAGTAATTCAGAGAGAATAATCACCCATAATGTCAAGAAAGGACAAATGTTAGGACTaaaggaaagaagaagaaaaggatcaACATACACAGGGAAGCCTCGCTTTGTTTCTTCAAAACCCTTTAATAGCTATGGTTCTTCCTACAGTTTGTCTTCTTACTTTACCCCAAGCAGCTCCCAGGGTACATTatcaagaagactgaagagaAGCCTTTCCAGTTTTCATCAAAAAGAAGATAGTTTGGAGGATACATTTATGTTCAACACAGAGGAACAGAAaataagagaaagaagaaaaatgggGGCATTTCCAAAGAAAAGAGAAGCCAGAGAAGTATCCTCAATCAAAACTGTGCATCTTAAACTAAATGCTTTAAAAAGTCAAAAGAAATTAGCAGCAATGGTAGACCGTCTGTCAGACCCATCAAATCAcatgtcaaaaaaagaaaaactttccTACATGCATGAACTCTTAGATGAACTGAAGTTGTTCATTAAGCTGTTGCAGCAGCAAATATTGCTGCAGTCACTAACTGACATTGGTTATTCGACCACAATTTCTGCCACCCAAAATTAG